A genome region from Aliivibrio salmonicida LFI1238 includes the following:
- a CDS encoding cache domain-containing protein, giving the protein MPTSRFHRFAFLQPIAILLLVGIAIISLTFSVQSFQSVEKTIRTSSFQAFNNSIEASYDIIDTALNESIRRYLKGIVTTSAEFINEIESSSSLTQQQKNELIQTYINKSKIGASGYPYILNSKGKLLFHPIFQGRDVKQYIHIQEQISKSDHFVEYLWTNPGEAKPRKKVTYSVYLKNIDFIVSASAYKDELLHFINKDILKGKLDKYQYGNTGYVYVIDLDGKLLLHPNYEGDNIESLIGSHAIGLLKKIQQSVHSYNLQMNQVPNTSPTSQRTTYVESYSYQIKMNGKSYKKDVLFIARS; this is encoded by the coding sequence ATGCCAACCAGTCGATTTCATCGCTTTGCATTTTTACAACCTATTGCGATCTTACTCCTTGTTGGTATCGCCATCATCTCTTTAACTTTTAGTGTGCAAAGTTTTCAATCAGTCGAGAAGACTATCCGTACATCCTCATTTCAAGCCTTTAATAACTCCATTGAAGCCAGTTACGATATTATTGATACCGCATTAAACGAATCCATTCGACGCTACTTAAAAGGCATTGTGACAACCTCTGCTGAATTTATTAATGAAATAGAATCATCATCCTCTTTAACTCAGCAACAAAAAAATGAGCTAATCCAGACTTACATTAATAAAAGCAAAATTGGCGCAAGTGGCTACCCTTACATTTTAAACTCAAAGGGTAAATTATTGTTCCACCCTATTTTTCAAGGGCGAGACGTTAAACAGTACATTCATATTCAAGAACAAATTAGTAAAAGTGATCACTTTGTTGAGTACTTATGGACAAACCCTGGTGAAGCAAAACCACGAAAAAAAGTAACCTATTCTGTTTATTTAAAAAACATTGATTTTATTGTCTCAGCCAGTGCTTACAAAGACGAACTGCTTCATTTTATTAATAAAGATATTTTAAAAGGTAAACTCGATAAATACCAATATGGCAATACGGGGTATGTTTATGTTATCGATTTAGACGGTAAGCTTCTCCTTCACCCTAATTATGAAGGTGACAACATTGAAAGCCTCATTGGTTCTCACGCAATAGGGTTACTAAAAAAGATCCAGCAATCAGTACATAGTTATAATTTACAAATGAATCAAGTGCCTAATACTTCACCCACCTCTCAACGAACCACTTACGTTGAAAGTTATTCTTATCAAATTAAGATGAATGGCAAATCTTATAAAAAAGATGTCTTATTCATTGCTAGATCGTAA